A single region of the Lotus japonicus ecotype B-129 chromosome 4, LjGifu_v1.2 genome encodes:
- the LOC130711813 gene encoding bax inhibitor 1-like: MDAFTSFFDSQSSSTSHRWSYDSLKNFREISPIVQNHIKQVYFTLCVAVAASAVGVYLHVLWNIGGFLTTVASIGSMIWFLSTPPSEERKRVSLLLSSAMFQGASIGPLIDVALAIDPSVIFSAFVATSLAFACFSAAALVARRREYLYLGGLLSSGLSILMWLHFASSVFGGSTALFKFELYFGLLVFVGYIIVDTQEIIERAHFGDLDYVKHALTLFTDLAAIFVRILIIMLKNSAEKNESKKKRRD, translated from the exons ATGGACGCTTTCACTTCATTCTTCGATTCCCAATCTTCTTCAACAAGCCATCGCTGGAGTTACGATTCTCTCAAAAACTTCCGCGAGATTTCTCCGATCGTTCAGAATCACATCAAGCAG GTTTATTTTACGCTATGTGTCGCTGTGGCTGCTTCTGCTGTTGGTGTGTACCTTCATGTGCTGTGGAACATTGGAGGTTTTCTCACTACGGTGGCGTCCATTGGAAGCATGATTTGGTTTCTTTCCACGCCTCCTTCTGAAGAG CGGAAGAGGGTGTCTCTGTTGTTGTCTTCGGCAATGTTTCAGGGTGCTTCCATTGGGCCTTTGATTGATGTGGCTCTTGCCATTGATCCTAG CGTTATCTTCAGCGCATTTGTGGCAACTTCCTTGGCCTTTGCCTGTTTCTCAGCGGCAGCTTTGGTTGCAAGGCGTAGGGAATACCTCTACCTTGGTGGCTTGCTCTCTTCTGGGTTGTCTATTCTCATGTGGCTGCACTTTGCTTCCTCTGTCTTTGGGGGTTCAACAGCACTTTTTAAGTTTGAG TTGTATTTTGGGCTTTTGGTGTTCGTTGGCTACATTATAGTAGACACCCAAGAAATAATAGAGAGGGCTCACTTTGGTGACTTGGATTATGTGAAGCATGCATTGACCCTGTTCACTGATTTGGCTGCAATTTTTGTGCGGATTCTCATTATAATG TTGAAGAATTCAGCTGAGAAAAATGAgagtaagaagaagaggagggatTGA